The Loxodonta africana isolate mLoxAfr1 unplaced genomic scaffold, mLoxAfr1.hap2 scaffold_106, whole genome shotgun sequence genome has a segment encoding these proteins:
- the LOC100661967 gene encoding olfactory receptor 14A16-like yields MLLKSLQTKISMPQKIANITEFLLVGFPDDWILRKLYTALFFLIYLTALMGNLLVVTLTTVDQHLQAPMYFFLKNLSLIDMCYISIIVPKFIMNSLTNSHSISFLGCASQVFLVIFFSGTEFALLIVMSYDRYVAICHPLHYETIMNRGACVQMVTASWLSGCAYGSIHVAGTFSVNFCGSNIVHQFFCDIPSLLTLACSGEHILEYAFIVASCCFAFVCFILMVVSYFHIFSSVLRILSTQGRYKTVSTCMPHLTVVTLFLSSGFMAYLGSASKSPSSVNLFMSVLYCLLPPTLNPVIYSFRNRNMKVALSKIFCGEMASKM; encoded by the coding sequence ATGTTACTTAAGTCCCTGCAGACAAAAATCAGCATGCCTCAGAAAATAGCCAACATAACGGAATTCTTGCTCGTGGGATTTCCTGATGACTGGATACTACGGAAACTGTATACGGCCCTCTTCTTCCTCATTTACCTGACAGCCTTGATGGGGAACCTCCTCGTTGTTACACTCACCACCGTTGACCAGCACCTCCAAgcccccatgtatttcttcctaaaGAATTTGTCCTTAATTGACATGTGCTATATCTCTATCATTGTCCCCAAGTTCATCATGAACTCTCTGACTAACAGCCATTCCATCTCCTTCCTAGGATGCGCCTCACAGGTTTTTCTCGTTATTTTTTTCTCGGGCACAGAGTTTGCTCTCCTTATTGTCATGTCTTATGACCGCTACGTTGCAATCTGCCATCCTCTGCACTATGAGACCATTATGAATAGAGGTGCCTGTGTGCAGATGGTGACTGCATCATGGCTCAGTGGGTGTGCCTATGGATCCATTCATGTGGCAGGTACATTCTCTGTCAATTTCTGTGGGTCCAACATAGTTCATCAGTTTTTCTGTGATATTCCATCATTGCTTACACTTGCTTGTTCTGGGGAGCATATTTTAGAATATGCATTTATCGTTGCTAGctgttgttttgcttttgtgtgtTTCATTTTAATGGTTGTTTCCTATTTTCATATTTTCTCATCTGTCTTAAGGATTCTGTCCACTCAAGGAAGGTACAAAACTGTCTCCACCTGCATGCCGCACCTCACTGTGGTGACCTTGTTTCTCTCTTCTGGATTTATGGCGTACTTAGGCTCAGCCTCGAAATCCCCATCCTCGGTGAACCTCTTTATGTCTGTGTTATACTGCTTGTTACCTCCTACTCTGAATCCTGTCATTTACAGTTTTAGGAACAGGAACATGAAAGTGGCCCTCAGCAAAATCTTTTGTGGAGAAATGGCCTCAAAGATGTAA